The stretch of DNA ACCAGATGCGGCAGCGCCTCGGATAGCGTCCGGTAGTGCTCCTCGCGATCGCGCAACAGCAGCGCCTCGTCCGACGCGCGTTGCAGGCGGACCTGCGCGAGCACGCGCGCGACCGCCTCCGGCAGATAGTCGAGATAGTCGCCGGCTTTCGGCACGACGTCGGACACGCCCGCGCGCAGCGCCTCGATCACGCGCGACTCGTCGGTGAAGCCGGTCACGAGGATCGCCGGCACGCGCACGTTCTGCGCGCGCAGCCGGCGGAAGAAGTCGAGGCCGGTTTCCGCGCTGTCGAGCTGATAGTCGAGCACGAGCACGTCCGGCGTCTGCGCGGCGAGCTGCGCGCCGGCGGCCGCGACGCCCGCGCAGGTCGTGACCCGCGCGCCGGCCCGTTCGAGCGATTTGCGCGCGAGACGCAGGATGCCGTCGTCGTCGTCGACGACCAGCACGTTCGCGCCCGCCAGCATCGTTGCGTCGTCACTCATGCGCGTGCCGTTCCTTTGCTGCGTGATGGCCTCGGTGATGGGCTGCCTGATGGTCCGTGTGATCGCGCGGGCCGTTCCGCGCGCGCCCGTTCATGGCCGCGCAAGCCGGTGGCCCGGCGGCAGCTTGACGACCTGCAGAAAAAAGCCGAGCCGGCGCACGGCCTCGATGAACGCGTCGTACTCGACCGGCTTCGTGATGTACACGTTGCAGCCGAGTTCGTAGCAGCGTTCGATCTCGCGCGGATCGTCGGTGGTCGTCAGCACGATCACCGGCACCGACGCGGTCGCCGGATCGGCCTTCAGCCGCCGCAGCACCTCGAAACCGTCGACGCGCGGCATCCGCAGATCGAGCAGGACGACGAAATTCGACAGTTCGTCGCGCGACGGATAACCGGCGTCCGTTCCCGCCGCCCCGCCGAAAAAATAGTCGAGCGCCTCCTGGCCGTCTCGAAAGCGCAGGAAGCCGTTCGAGATGCCCGAACGCCTCAGGTTCCGTTCGACGAGCGTCGCGTGGCCGTCGTCGTCCTCGACCAGCACGATGCTGACCTGTTCCCCGTCTGTCATGTTGCCTCCGTATGGCGGTATTGCATGCATGGCGGTGAAACCGCACTGGCCGTCATGCCGCGAGCGACGAAGGCTCGGGCAGCGCCATGAAAAAAGTCGATCCCGCGC from Paraburkholderia caballeronis encodes:
- a CDS encoding response regulator — its product is MTDGEQVSIVLVEDDDGHATLVERNLRRSGISNGFLRFRDGQEALDYFFGGAAGTDAGYPSRDELSNFVVLLDLRMPRVDGFEVLRRLKADPATASVPVIVLTTTDDPREIERCYELGCNVYITKPVEYDAFIEAVRRLGFFLQVVKLPPGHRLARP